Proteins co-encoded in one Arthrobacter alpinus genomic window:
- the rpsH gene encoding 30S ribosomal protein S8, giving the protein MTMTDPVADMLTRLRNANSAHHDTVTMPFSKLKGHIADILKAQGYISAWKVEDAEVGKKLTIDLKYGPARERSIAGLRRISKPGLRVYAKSTNLPNVLGGLGVAILSTSSGLLTDRQAAKKGVGGEVLAYVW; this is encoded by the coding sequence ATGACAATGACAGATCCTGTCGCAGACATGCTTACGCGTCTGCGCAACGCAAACTCGGCACACCACGACACCGTGACCATGCCGTTTAGCAAGCTTAAGGGCCACATCGCCGACATCCTCAAGGCACAGGGTTACATCTCTGCCTGGAAGGTTGAAGACGCTGAGGTTGGCAAGAAGCTGACCATCGACTTGAAGTACGGCCCCGCACGTGAGCGTTCAATCGCTGGCCTGCGCCGTATCTCCAAGCCCGGACTGCGCGTTTACGCAAAGTCCACGAACCTCCCCAACGTTTTGGGTGGTTTGGGTGTCGCTATCCTGTCGACGTCTTCAGGTCTTTTGACCGACCGTCAGGCTGCCAAGAAGGGCGTGGGTGGGGAAGTCCTCGCCTACGTCTGGTAG
- the rplF gene encoding 50S ribosomal protein L6, which produces MSRIGRLPISVPAGVEVKIADSLVSVKGPKGTLELNVSSPITASIDENIITVSRPNDERTSRSLHGLTRTLIDNLIIGVTAGYEKKLEIVGTGYRVVAKGKDLEFALGFSHPVLIEAPEGITLTVESPTKLSVSGISKQQVGEVAANIRKLRKPDPYKGKGVRYAGEIIRRKVGKAGK; this is translated from the coding sequence ATGTCACGTATTGGACGTCTCCCCATCTCCGTGCCTGCCGGCGTTGAGGTCAAGATTGCAGACAGCCTTGTTTCCGTCAAGGGCCCGAAGGGAACGCTGGAACTCAATGTTTCCAGCCCCATCACGGCTTCGATCGACGAGAACATCATCACCGTTAGCCGCCCCAACGATGAGCGCACTTCGCGTTCACTCCACGGTCTGACTCGTACGCTCATTGACAACCTGATCATCGGTGTCACTGCTGGCTACGAAAAGAAGCTGGAAATTGTTGGTACCGGTTACCGCGTAGTCGCCAAGGGCAAGGACCTCGAGTTCGCTCTTGGTTTCAGCCACCCGGTCCTCATTGAGGCACCGGAAGGCATCACACTGACCGTAGAGAGCCCCACAAAGCTCTCCGTGTCAGGAATTAGCAAGCAGCAGGTGGGCGAAGTTGCTGCCAACATCCGCAAGCTGCGCAAGCCCGACCCGTACAAGGGTAAGGGCGTTCGCTACGCTGGCGAGATCATCCGCCGCAAGGTCGGAAAGGCTGGTAAGTAA
- the rplR gene encoding 50S ribosomal protein L18, with product MALSVRGKSKAAARGRRHLRVRKRVSGTTVRPRLVVNRSARHVFVQVIDDTQGLTLVSASTLEADMRAFDGDKTAKAKRIGELVAERAKAAGIEAVVFDRGGNRYHGRVAAIADGAREGGLAL from the coding sequence ATGGCACTATCCGTACGAGGAAAGTCCAAGGCCGCAGCACGCGGCCGTCGTCACCTGCGAGTTCGCAAGCGCGTCAGCGGAACGACTGTGCGTCCGCGCCTGGTCGTCAACCGTTCAGCCCGCCACGTATTTGTTCAGGTCATCGATGACACTCAGGGTCTGACCCTGGTTTCAGCATCGACCCTGGAAGCAGACATGCGCGCATTTGACGGTGACAAGACCGCCAAGGCTAAGCGCATTGGTGAGCTCGTTGCAGAGCGCGCCAAGGCTGCCGGTATCGAAGCTGTTGTCTTCGACCGCGGCGGTAACCGCTACCACGGCCGTGTTGCAGCTATTGCTGACGGCGCACGTGAAGGCGGTCTGGCACTGTGA
- the rpsE gene encoding 30S ribosomal protein S5, whose amino-acid sequence MSEATAADGATAKTETAAGADNARGRGGRDGARGGREGGRDGGRGRGGRDGGREAEKSQFIERVVNINRVAKVVKGGRRFSFTALVIVGDGNGMIGVGYGKAKEVPAAIAKGVEEAKKSFFRVPMVGKTIPHRVQGEAAAGVVMLRPAAAGTGVIAGGPVRAILECVGIHDVLSKSLGSSNAINIVHATVAALKSLEDPKAVAARRGLPLDEVAPAVLLRNMQKAGL is encoded by the coding sequence GTGTCAGAAGCAACTGCAGCTGACGGTGCAACCGCGAAGACCGAAACTGCTGCTGGCGCCGATAACGCCCGTGGCCGTGGCGGTCGCGACGGTGCTCGTGGAGGCCGCGAAGGCGGTCGCGACGGTGGCCGTGGCCGCGGTGGCCGTGACGGTGGACGCGAGGCTGAGAAGAGCCAGTTCATCGAGCGCGTTGTCAACATCAACCGTGTCGCCAAGGTTGTCAAGGGTGGTCGTCGCTTCAGCTTCACCGCTCTGGTAATCGTCGGTGACGGCAACGGCATGATCGGTGTTGGCTACGGTAAGGCTAAGGAAGTTCCTGCCGCTATCGCCAAGGGTGTTGAAGAAGCTAAGAAGTCCTTCTTCCGCGTTCCCATGGTTGGCAAGACCATTCCTCACCGCGTTCAGGGCGAGGCCGCTGCAGGCGTCGTTATGTTGCGTCCGGCTGCAGCTGGTACCGGTGTTATCGCCGGTGGTCCGGTTCGCGCCATCTTGGAATGCGTTGGCATCCATGACGTGCTGTCCAAGTCTCTCGGTTCCTCAAACGCCATCAACATTGTTCACGCAACTGTTGCTGCCTTGAAGAGCCTGGAAGACCCCAAGGCTGTTGCGGCTCGCCGTGGCTTGCCGTTGGATGAAGTTGCTCCGGCTGTGCTGTTGCGCAATATGCAAAAGGCGGGTCTGTAA
- the rpmD gene encoding 50S ribosomal protein L30 has translation MTTPKNVQPSDKKLEITQIRGVVGVKQFQKDTLRSLGLKRIGHSVVRSADAVTVGMINTVPHLLKVEETK, from the coding sequence ATGACTACACCGAAGAACGTTCAGCCTTCTGACAAGAAGCTGGAAATCACTCAGATCAGGGGCGTCGTTGGCGTCAAGCAGTTCCAGAAGGATACCCTTCGCTCACTGGGTCTCAAGCGCATCGGTCACTCCGTTGTTCGCTCGGCTGACGCTGTGACTGTTGGCATGATCAACACGGTTCCGCACCTGCTCAAGGTTGAGGAGACGAAGTAA
- the rplO gene encoding 50S ribosomal protein L15, with protein sequence MAEKNTAETVEKQNALKVHHLRPAPGAKTAKTRVGRGEGSKGKTAGRGTKGTKARYQVKAGFAGGQLPLHMRLPKLRGFKNPFRVEFQVVNLDKLNELFPEGGVVTVEALVEKGAVRKNQPVKVLGTGDITVKVDITAHAFSTSAITKIAAAGGTTTGL encoded by the coding sequence GTGGCTGAAAAGAACACTGCTGAGACTGTTGAAAAGCAGAATGCACTCAAGGTCCACCACCTGCGTCCCGCACCGGGTGCCAAGACGGCTAAAACCCGTGTTGGCCGTGGTGAAGGATCCAAGGGTAAGACCGCAGGTCGCGGTACCAAGGGTACCAAGGCTCGCTACCAGGTAAAGGCTGGCTTTGCTGGCGGCCAGCTGCCGTTGCACATGCGTCTGCCCAAGCTGCGTGGCTTCAAGAACCCGTTCCGCGTTGAGTTCCAGGTTGTTAACCTGGACAAGCTGAACGAGCTCTTCCCCGAAGGTGGCGTCGTCACCGTCGAGGCACTCGTTGAAAAGGGCGCGGTTCGCAAGAACCAGCCCGTGAAGGTGCTGGGCACCGGCGATATCACCGTCAAGGTTGACATCACCGCTCACGCATTCTCCACAAGCGCAATCACCAAGATTGCTGCTGCAGGTGGAACCACTACTGGACTCTAA
- the secY gene encoding preprotein translocase subunit SecY, with amino-acid sequence MLTAFGRAFRTPDLRRKLLFTLGIIAIFRLGAFIPSPGIDYRNVQQCVNAADTSQGIYQLVNLFSGGALLQVSIFALGIMPYITASIIVQLLRVVIPRFQELHLEGAQGQGKLTQYTRYLTIALALLNATTLVTLARSGQLFAGCGAAGSPGALIPNDNLITILLLIITLTAGSGLIMWMGELVTEKGVGNGMSLLIFVAIAAQFPTSLGAILKTQGWGTFLTVLVIGLVVVALVVFVEQSQRRIPVQYAKRMVGRRTMGGTSTYIPIKVNMAGVIPVIFASSMLYLPALLAQFATPANSTDLPGWVEWINNYLTRGDHPIYMMFYFLLIIGFTYFYVAITFDPEEVSDNMKKYGGFIPGIRAGRPTQDYLQYVISRITLPGALYLGIIALIPLIALVMVGANQNFPFGGTSILIVVGVGLETVKQIDAQLQQRHYEGLLR; translated from the coding sequence TTGCTTACCGCATTTGGCCGCGCCTTTCGCACGCCTGATCTGCGACGCAAGTTGTTGTTCACGCTGGGAATTATTGCCATCTTCCGCTTGGGCGCTTTCATCCCCTCGCCTGGAATTGATTACCGAAATGTCCAACAGTGCGTGAATGCTGCTGACACAAGCCAAGGTATCTACCAGCTTGTGAACTTGTTCAGCGGCGGCGCCTTGCTTCAGGTTTCCATTTTTGCTTTGGGAATCATGCCTTACATCACGGCTAGCATCATCGTTCAGCTGCTCCGCGTAGTGATCCCCCGCTTCCAGGAACTGCACCTTGAGGGTGCTCAGGGCCAGGGCAAGCTCACCCAGTACACGCGTTACTTGACGATTGCACTGGCTTTGCTCAATGCCACCACCTTGGTAACCCTTGCACGCTCTGGCCAGCTCTTTGCTGGTTGTGGTGCTGCAGGCTCCCCGGGCGCCTTGATTCCCAACGACAACCTGATCACGATCTTGTTGCTCATCATCACCTTGACTGCCGGTTCCGGATTGATCATGTGGATGGGTGAGCTCGTCACTGAAAAGGGTGTCGGCAACGGCATGTCCTTGCTGATCTTCGTGGCTATCGCCGCACAGTTCCCCACCTCCCTTGGCGCCATCCTGAAGACTCAGGGTTGGGGCACCTTCTTGACGGTGCTGGTCATTGGTTTGGTCGTGGTTGCTTTGGTCGTCTTCGTTGAGCAGTCTCAACGACGCATCCCTGTGCAGTACGCCAAGCGCATGGTTGGCCGCCGCACCATGGGCGGTACCAGCACGTACATCCCGATCAAGGTCAACATGGCTGGCGTTATCCCCGTCATCTTTGCCTCCTCGATGCTGTACCTGCCGGCCTTGCTCGCGCAGTTTGCCACGCCGGCGAACAGCACTGATCTGCCTGGCTGGGTTGAATGGATCAACAACTACCTCACCCGTGGTGACCACCCGATCTACATGATGTTCTACTTCCTGTTGATCATCGGTTTCACATACTTCTACGTTGCCATCACCTTCGATCCTGAAGAAGTGTCAGACAACATGAAGAAGTACGGTGGATTCATTCCCGGCATCCGTGCAGGCCGTCCCACACAGGACTACTTGCAGTACGTTATTTCTCGCATCACGCTCCCGGGTGCGCTGTACCTGGGCATTATTGCCTTGATCCCCTTGATCGCGCTAGTCATGGTTGGGGCAAACCAGAACTTCCCATTCGGCGGAACCTCAATCCTCATTGTGGTCGGTGTTGGTTTGGAGACAGTGAAGCAAATTGATGCGCAACTCCAACAGCGCCACTACGAAGGGTTATTGCGATGA
- a CDS encoding adenylate kinase: MTRMLIIGPPGSGKGTQAERICGELNIVAISTGDIFRANVKGETPLGVEAKKYIDNGDFVPDSVTNRMVRDRLAQSDVAEGFLLDGYPRTSPQVDELDDILGSVNASLDVVVQLTADDEELVKRLLGRAQETGRSDDTEAVIRHRLDLYREQTEVVVSRYAERGILAKVDGLGEMDDVTSRVMEAINKFKGESA, encoded by the coding sequence ATGACAAGAATGCTGATTATTGGACCTCCCGGGTCAGGAAAAGGCACACAGGCCGAACGTATCTGTGGAGAACTGAACATCGTAGCGATCTCCACGGGCGACATCTTCCGCGCCAACGTCAAAGGTGAGACACCCCTAGGCGTTGAGGCGAAAAAGTACATCGACAACGGTGACTTTGTGCCTGACAGCGTCACCAACCGGATGGTTCGCGATCGGCTCGCTCAGAGTGATGTGGCAGAAGGCTTCCTTTTGGACGGCTACCCGCGCACCTCACCCCAGGTGGACGAACTGGATGACATCCTGGGATCGGTGAACGCAAGCTTGGACGTTGTCGTTCAATTGACCGCCGACGACGAAGAGCTCGTCAAGCGCCTGTTGGGCCGTGCGCAGGAGACCGGTCGTAGCGATGACACTGAAGCAGTCATCCGCCACCGGCTGGATCTCTACCGCGAGCAGACTGAGGTTGTAGTGTCCCGCTATGCGGAGCGCGGCATTTTGGCCAAGGTCGACGGTCTCGGCGAGATGGACGACGTGACATCACGTGTCATGGAAGCCATCAACAAGTTCAAGGGCGAGAGCGCCTAG
- the map gene encoding type I methionyl aminopeptidase — protein MAFGQQRIEYKTIDQMRIMRRSGLILDAALKATIAAVAPGVTTGELDAIFAGELKKAGAKSNFLGYYDFPATICTSVNEEVVHGIPGARVLKAGDLISIDGGAIVEGWHSDSARSTIVGGAAAEDPADRRLSDITEESMWAGIAAMASAKYVGDIGDAIDEYVTSQPGKELGILEDYVGHGIGSAMHMPPDVLNYSSKHRGPKLKAGMCLAIEPMLVRGNLETITLDDDWTVVTKDKSRAAHWEHSVAVHAKGIWVLTADDGGAERLAPYGVTPVALD, from the coding sequence ATGGCGTTTGGCCAGCAAAGAATTGAGTACAAGACCATCGATCAGATGCGCATCATGCGCCGCAGCGGGCTGATCCTAGACGCGGCACTGAAAGCCACCATCGCAGCTGTCGCCCCGGGCGTAACCACGGGCGAACTGGATGCCATCTTTGCCGGGGAATTGAAAAAGGCCGGAGCCAAGTCCAACTTCTTGGGGTACTACGACTTCCCCGCCACCATTTGTACCTCGGTCAATGAGGAAGTGGTGCACGGCATTCCCGGCGCCCGCGTATTGAAAGCCGGGGACCTGATATCCATCGACGGCGGCGCCATTGTGGAAGGCTGGCATTCCGACTCGGCGCGCAGCACCATTGTTGGCGGCGCCGCCGCGGAGGATCCGGCTGACCGCCGTCTGTCCGACATCACCGAAGAAAGCATGTGGGCCGGCATTGCAGCCATGGCCTCGGCCAAGTATGTGGGCGACATTGGCGACGCCATCGATGAGTACGTCACCTCACAGCCCGGCAAAGAGTTAGGTATTTTGGAGGACTACGTCGGTCACGGCATCGGATCCGCCATGCACATGCCCCCGGACGTGCTGAACTACTCCTCCAAGCACCGCGGCCCCAAGCTCAAGGCAGGCATGTGCCTGGCTATCGAACCCATGCTGGTCCGCGGCAACTTGGAAACCATCACCCTTGACGATGACTGGACGGTTGTCACCAAGGACAAGTCACGCGCAGCTCACTGGGAACACTCAGTGGCCGTGCATGCCAAGGGCATTTGGGTGCTCACCGCGGACGACGGCGGTGCGGAGCGACTTGCGCCGTATGGCGTCACCCCGGTCGCGCTAGATTAG
- a CDS encoding glycerophosphodiester phosphodiesterase has protein sequence MAVLLENHKEECTIMRIFAHRGVSAHLPENTKAAFARAIELGIDGIELDVHLSADRIPVVIHDDTADRTTNGTGDIGEFTARQLGLLDAGAGESVPTLSEVLAMAAGKLRVNIELKDATSVEPVVQVVTEATGVDWFASSADWGALAELRRLLPDAKTYPLCVGNLDKLSALLSGDDDADQFAGRGIQAAIDFAVENGGEGVSIWEGGLDQDDIARIHAAGLKVWVWTVNDPERALELLDMGADAVCTDDPELIQQILPAQCSAEAQSAVPEFAVLESASLGAKP, from the coding sequence ATGGCAGTCCTCCTTGAAAACCACAAAGAGGAGTGCACCATCATGCGCATCTTTGCCCACCGGGGCGTATCAGCCCACTTGCCGGAGAACACGAAAGCGGCCTTCGCGCGCGCCATTGAACTTGGCATCGACGGCATCGAGCTTGATGTCCACTTGTCCGCTGATCGCATCCCCGTAGTGATTCACGACGACACCGCTGACCGCACCACGAATGGCACGGGAGACATCGGTGAATTCACTGCCCGGCAGCTGGGGCTCCTTGATGCCGGCGCCGGGGAATCTGTTCCCACCTTGTCCGAGGTACTGGCCATGGCTGCCGGGAAACTGCGTGTCAACATCGAACTCAAAGACGCCACGTCTGTGGAGCCAGTCGTTCAGGTAGTCACTGAGGCGACTGGTGTTGATTGGTTTGCTTCCTCGGCAGATTGGGGAGCGCTGGCAGAATTGCGCAGACTGTTGCCCGATGCCAAGACGTATCCACTGTGCGTAGGGAACCTAGACAAGCTGAGCGCTCTCTTGTCCGGAGACGACGACGCAGACCAGTTCGCGGGCCGTGGAATTCAGGCGGCCATTGATTTCGCCGTTGAGAACGGCGGTGAAGGCGTCTCCATTTGGGAAGGCGGTCTGGACCAGGACGACATTGCCCGCATCCATGCGGCCGGGCTAAAGGTCTGGGTCTGGACTGTCAATGATCCCGAACGCGCACTGGAACTGCTTGATATGGGCGCTGATGCGGTCTGCACCGATGACCCGGAACTCATCCAGCAGATTTTGCCAGCGCAGTGCTCAGCCGAAGCACAGTCGGCTGTACCGGAATTCGCTGTGTTGGAGTCCGCTTCGCTGGGTGCTAAACCGTGA
- a CDS encoding carbohydrate ABC transporter permease: protein MVPQRKRRTPWKSWLLFVAFAGPNVALLIIFTYKPLIQSLQYSLLQWNIGSATARFIGLDNYTNWFSDPATANVVRVTVIFTVFTVGGGMVLGLSLALLLNRKLRGTGLARTVVVAPYVLSGVAVGLLWLFVFDPNFGILGAVLKAVGLSSPDWYNDPQWALPMLIVVYLWKNVGYVALIYLAALQAVPRELIEAATLDGAGAFASFRNVVLPLLGPTTFFLSVTTLLSSLQSFDIIQAMTQGGPLEGTTTMMYQIYQEGFATGRAGYSSAIATVLFVVLLIITAVQMLVVQKKVHY, encoded by the coding sequence ATGGTGCCGCAGCGCAAGCGGCGTACACCGTGGAAGTCCTGGCTGCTGTTCGTCGCCTTCGCGGGCCCCAATGTAGCGCTGCTGATCATCTTCACATACAAACCGCTGATTCAATCGTTGCAGTACTCGCTGTTGCAATGGAACATTGGCTCCGCCACCGCCCGCTTTATTGGGCTGGATAACTACACGAACTGGTTCAGCGATCCAGCCACCGCTAACGTTGTCCGTGTCACCGTCATCTTCACGGTATTCACCGTTGGTGGCGGCATGGTGCTGGGACTCTCGCTGGCGCTCCTGCTGAACCGCAAGCTGCGCGGTACGGGACTGGCCCGAACGGTAGTCGTCGCGCCCTACGTACTCTCCGGAGTCGCCGTCGGACTTCTCTGGCTCTTTGTCTTTGACCCTAACTTCGGGATCCTTGGGGCGGTACTGAAAGCCGTGGGTTTGAGCTCACCGGACTGGTATAACGATCCCCAATGGGCGCTACCCATGCTCATCGTGGTTTACCTGTGGAAGAACGTGGGCTACGTGGCCCTGATCTATTTAGCTGCGCTGCAAGCAGTGCCCCGCGAGCTGATCGAGGCCGCGACCTTGGACGGCGCAGGCGCCTTCGCATCCTTTAGGAACGTGGTGCTGCCGCTGCTGGGCCCCACCACGTTCTTCCTGTCCGTAACCACATTGCTGAGCTCGTTGCAGTCCTTCGACATCATTCAGGCGATGACGCAGGGCGGGCCGCTGGAGGGCACCACCACCATGATGTACCAGATCTACCAGGAAGGTTTCGCTACCGGGCGGGCCGGTTACTCCTCGGCGATTGCCACAGTGTTGTTCGTGGTGCTCCTGATCATCACTGCGGTACAGATGCTGGTTGTTCAAAAGAAGGTGCATTACTGA